The following coding sequences lie in one Bifidobacteriaceae bacterium genomic window:
- a CDS encoding GNAT family N-acetyltransferase, protein MEIPPHHPSGIPIAERVRAPLDVSTPSPRHQLLWRPLRPSDEAQLVPLMNSQEETVEAAVDQRVPTLVALAHMTQGASIATLGGFDRAGVLRTAGFLHLWPETNVLVAHGVVDPTWSGRGIGGSLMAWQEGRGRQILAGLPGDGPARMIAYVAESAANRRRLLMAAGFSPLRSVYRMRRDLEAPIPCSDMPAGLRLRPLEKIDPELVRQTHNNATRNAWAPGPIYPELWERRWQEYLPELSCIAFDPAEERVAGYVLAMIERPASKMAPRSQATIHRFAVAPGYRQRGIGRALLGRALLQFADEGRRFATVTVDPAMSHCGLAMLEDFGFTPAGRTIVYGLDL, encoded by the coding sequence GTGGAAATCCCACCCCACCACCCGTCAGGCATCCCAATCGCCGAGCGGGTGCGCGCGCCCCTCGACGTGTCCACCCCCTCGCCGCGCCATCAATTGCTGTGGCGCCCCCTGCGGCCGTCCGACGAGGCACAACTGGTTCCGCTGATGAACTCGCAGGAAGAGACCGTCGAAGCGGCCGTCGACCAGCGGGTGCCGACCCTGGTGGCGTTGGCCCACATGACCCAGGGGGCGAGCATCGCCACTCTGGGCGGGTTCGACCGGGCGGGCGTGCTTCGGACCGCCGGTTTCCTCCACCTGTGGCCGGAGACGAACGTGCTGGTGGCGCACGGCGTGGTCGACCCGACTTGGTCGGGCAGGGGGATCGGCGGATCGCTGATGGCCTGGCAAGAGGGACGCGGCCGCCAGATCCTGGCGGGCCTGCCCGGCGACGGGCCGGCCCGGATGATCGCGTATGTGGCGGAATCGGCCGCGAACCGGCGCCGCCTGCTGATGGCCGCCGGCTTCTCGCCTTTGCGGTCGGTCTACCGGATGCGGCGGGACTTGGAGGCGCCCATCCCGTGTTCGGACATGCCCGCCGGCCTTAGGCTGCGGCCGTTGGAGAAGATCGACCCCGAATTGGTCCGCCAAACCCACAACAACGCGACCAGGAACGCGTGGGCGCCGGGCCCGATCTACCCGGAACTGTGGGAGCGGCGCTGGCAGGAGTACTTGCCGGAGCTCAGCTGCATCGCCTTCGACCCGGCCGAGGAGAGGGTCGCGGGTTACGTGCTGGCCATGATCGAGCGCCCGGCCTCAAAGATGGCCCCGCGCTCCCAGGCCACCATCCACCGGTTCGCGGTGGCGCCGGGGTACCGCCAACGCGGGATTGGGCGCGCGCTGCTGGGCCGGGCGCTGCTCCAGTTCGCCGACGAGGGCCGCCGCTTCGCCACCGTCACCGTCGACCCGGCCATGTCCCATTGCGGCCTGGCCATGCTGGAGGACTTCGGCTTCACCCCGGCGGGCCGGACCATTGTTTACGGCCTAGACCTGTGA
- a CDS encoding endonuclease domain-containing protein — translation MDQDRFAWIRKTQAGVFTRNQALSCGISSDRATKSIKTGAWTSVAGRGYVINGQPIGLEQAAWAVTLSAPGAVLWGPTAFKLRHPQAPAPQLGFVTVARPGGRLRLARVIVRRIALAPTDWSTHRGLAVQESAPALMDALAWLPQDSADRLYAWALAHDAIHPDTFGELIAAHAGRRNHRRLIGYGELIRSGAGSVGELRFQAILTRAGITGWSANARVRLPDGSFARADILFAEIKLVVEVDGWSAHGSKDAFQRDRERQNRLIAAGYRVLRFTWQDINERPDHCADQVRQWLS, via the coding sequence GAACCAGGCGCTGTCCTGCGGCATCAGCAGCGACCGCGCCACCAAATCAATCAAGACGGGAGCGTGGACGTCGGTGGCCGGCCGAGGCTACGTGATCAACGGACAGCCAATCGGCCTTGAACAAGCCGCGTGGGCGGTAACCCTGTCCGCGCCGGGCGCCGTCCTGTGGGGGCCGACCGCGTTCAAGCTGCGGCATCCCCAGGCGCCGGCGCCGCAGCTCGGGTTCGTGACAGTGGCGCGCCCGGGCGGGAGACTCCGACTTGCGCGGGTCATAGTGCGCCGCATCGCTTTGGCGCCAACCGATTGGTCCACCCACCGCGGGTTGGCCGTGCAGGAGTCTGCTCCCGCGCTGATGGACGCGCTCGCGTGGCTGCCTCAGGACTCCGCTGACAGGTTGTACGCCTGGGCTCTTGCGCATGACGCTATCCACCCCGACACTTTCGGGGAGCTAATCGCGGCCCACGCGGGCCGGCGCAACCACCGCCGGTTGATTGGGTACGGCGAATTGATCAGGAGCGGCGCCGGGTCGGTGGGCGAGTTGCGGTTCCAGGCGATCTTGACCCGGGCTGGAATCACCGGTTGGAGCGCCAACGCCAGGGTCAGGTTGCCAGACGGGTCGTTCGCCCGCGCCGACATCCTCTTCGCGGAAATCAAGCTGGTGGTCGAGGTAGACGGCTGGTCCGCCCACGGCTCCAAAGACGCGTTCCAGCGCGACCGCGAGCGCCAAAACCGACTCATCGCCGCTGGCTACAGGGTGCTCCGCTTCACGTGGCAGGACATAAACGAACGTCCCGACCACTGCGCCGACCAGGTCCGGCAGTGGCTGTCCTGA